A DNA window from Mariprofundus aestuarium contains the following coding sequences:
- a CDS encoding ATP-dependent helicase — MSELNNAQQQAVESGDGPQLILAGAGSGKTRTIVHRIGHLIAERGIAPHRILAVTFTNKAAAELKARLSMLIGDDGGGVTSGTFHALSLRFLRRYADALGFPRSFQVIDSDDQKALVKRLLKSRNIATDRLHPNYLIGWIEHCKHAGLTPAQAPEHGWNGIDMRELYGEYQAQLKQHERMDFSDLILNVVLLMRDFKDIAEALRSRFDCVLVDEYQDTNPIQHEWLMLLCAGHRNLTVVGDDDQSIYGWRGADVSHILDFERHWSGAGLHRLEENYRSTAAILELANAVIRENEDRHEKVLKATHEQGETPHWKVCNDDYDEARRIAAQLEGWRSRGYPWSEMAILFRSNRQSLVLEQVLRESQVPYRMIGGVGFFERMEIKDALAYWSLLNGCGDALQLLRVCNRPKRGLGLKGQEQLMEQLAASGLRACEWLGLIATGSAEGAAKKVAPMALLIQSLQGDLDEMPDRGLRIILDESGYLKSIEALGEIEAASRLENIRTLQEYIEMSMAQGLTPVEFMDRAALLQNSEEMQRNDDRDDEPEAISMMSLHRAKGLEFDCVVLPGVEEGQLPHQRALDEGMNGISEERRLLYVGITRARKHLLLTSARLRRMFGESHYPLPSRFIKKISPELLAQEGATAPSAIGMSQSTSISIGSNVAHPSFGEGVILSLEGSGDASRVTVQFKRAGIKRLMLKYAALQMI, encoded by the coding sequence ATGAGTGAGTTGAACAACGCCCAGCAGCAGGCGGTTGAGTCTGGCGATGGCCCTCAGCTGATCTTGGCTGGAGCAGGGTCCGGTAAAACGCGCACCATCGTACACCGCATCGGTCACCTGATTGCAGAGCGCGGTATTGCACCACACAGGATTCTCGCCGTCACCTTCACCAACAAGGCCGCTGCAGAACTCAAGGCACGCCTTTCCATGCTGATCGGTGATGATGGTGGTGGCGTCACATCAGGTACCTTTCATGCGCTCTCCCTCCGGTTTTTGCGCCGCTATGCCGATGCACTTGGATTTCCCCGCTCTTTTCAGGTGATTGATTCCGATGATCAGAAGGCACTGGTTAAGCGACTGCTGAAATCACGCAATATCGCCACTGATCGTCTGCATCCGAATTACCTGATCGGCTGGATCGAACACTGTAAACATGCAGGCCTGACACCTGCACAGGCACCTGAACATGGCTGGAACGGCATCGATATGCGCGAGCTTTACGGCGAATACCAAGCGCAGTTGAAGCAGCACGAGCGCATGGACTTCTCCGACCTGATTCTCAATGTCGTGCTGCTGATGCGCGATTTTAAGGATATCGCCGAAGCACTGAGAAGCCGTTTTGATTGTGTGCTGGTCGACGAGTATCAGGATACCAATCCGATCCAGCATGAGTGGCTGATGCTGCTCTGTGCGGGCCATCGCAACCTGACCGTTGTTGGTGATGATGATCAGAGTATTTATGGCTGGCGTGGTGCCGATGTCTCCCACATTCTCGATTTCGAACGCCACTGGAGCGGCGCAGGCCTGCACCGGCTGGAGGAGAACTACCGCTCCACCGCAGCTATTCTGGAGCTGGCCAATGCGGTGATCCGGGAAAATGAAGACCGCCATGAAAAGGTGTTGAAAGCAACACATGAACAGGGGGAAACACCCCACTGGAAGGTCTGCAACGACGATTACGATGAGGCGCGCCGCATCGCAGCTCAGCTTGAGGGCTGGCGGAGCAGGGGGTATCCATGGAGCGAGATGGCGATTCTCTTCCGCTCCAATCGCCAGTCGCTGGTGCTGGAGCAGGTGCTGCGCGAGTCGCAGGTGCCCTACCGTATGATCGGTGGTGTCGGTTTCTTCGAGCGTATGGAGATCAAGGATGCACTGGCTTACTGGTCGCTGCTTAACGGCTGTGGCGATGCGCTGCAGCTGCTGCGTGTCTGTAACAGGCCAAAAAGAGGGCTCGGGCTCAAAGGGCAGGAGCAGCTGATGGAGCAACTCGCTGCTTCAGGACTGAGGGCATGTGAGTGGCTGGGGCTGATTGCAACAGGGAGCGCGGAAGGGGCGGCAAAGAAGGTTGCCCCCATGGCTCTGCTGATACAGAGCTTGCAGGGTGACCTGGATGAGATGCCTGATCGCGGTCTGAGGATCATACTGGATGAGAGCGGTTACCTGAAAAGCATCGAAGCACTGGGAGAGATCGAAGCGGCCTCGCGTCTGGAGAATATCAGGACTCTGCAGGAGTATATCGAAATGTCGATGGCGCAGGGATTGACGCCGGTGGAGTTCATGGATCGGGCCGCGCTGCTGCAGAACAGCGAAGAGATGCAGCGTAACGATGATCGTGATGATGAACCTGAAGCGATTTCGATGATGAGTCTGCACCGTGCCAAGGGGCTGGAGTTTGACTGCGTGGTTCTTCCCGGTGTTGAAGAGGGGCAACTGCCGCATCAGCGGGCCCTAGATGAGGGTATGAATGGCATTTCTGAGGAACGCAGACTTCTTTATGTCGGCATCACCCGCGCACGCAAACACCTGCTGCTGACGTCAGCCCGGCTGCGTCGCATGTTCGGAGAGTCGCACTACCCGCTTCCCAGCCGTTTCATCAAGAAAATATCCCCCGAGCTTCTCGCTCAGGAGGGGGCAACAGCTCCTTCGGCGATTGGTATGAGTCAATCCACTTCGATATCCATTGGCAGCAACGTTGCCCACCCGAGCTTCGGCGAGGGGGTTATCCTCTCACTGGAAGGGTCCGGTGACGCATCACGTGTTACTGTTCAGTTCAAACGGGCCGGAATCAAAAGACTGATGCTGAAGTATGCTGCTTTACAGATGATTTAA